The Xyrauchen texanus isolate HMW12.3.18 chromosome 33, RBS_HiC_50CHRs, whole genome shotgun sequence region CACATAAATATATAACAGCATACAGTTTTGTAACAACATTAGAGTGAATAAATAAGATGACATTTTCGTTATTGGGTGTATTACCCCTTTAAATGACTTGTAACATACAGGTTCAGTTGACTTGTGCCTTGATTCTATTTCAGCATAACTGATTTCAGCATCTTTACCACCAAATATGTATTCACAATGATCCTCTTCATTGTGAATGGACACAGAAATTAGTTGATGGAACCACTCCTCTTTCTCCCGTCCTGTTCGTCCAAAGAGGTAAAGTGTGACAGGTTGACTGTCTTTGATCACTGAGCCAGTGGGTTTCTCTGCTCTCTGAGTCTCCCCCTGCCCCTCTATggtctcctcctcctccacagCTCTTTCTCCTTCTGCCACATTTATACAGATGGGATACTTCCTGTTCCACACTCTCTTGTGTGCCAAAGCCAATGGCAGAAGAAATACCTGTTACCAAGGCAACAACTTCATTAGAATTATGTGGCATCAGTGCAACGTTCTGCCACATTAAAATTCAAGCCAGTTGGGTTTAGAGACCATGAGCAAAACTGTGTCACACCGCCACTGAAGGGCAATGTACCACTTTCTACTGAGAGGCAGAAAGGAAAGCAGAAGTACACAAACCTTGCTGCCAGTGAGTCGAAATACCCGAGAGTGGGTGAAAATCTTTTCATAGCAGGGCTCATCAAAGCTAGCCCAGTGGGGAATGTTGTTACGGGGGTAGTCAAGCCACAAATAGGGTCCTTCCAAAGTGGCATACACAGAGTGCATGAGGGATGGGTGGAAAGTCTCAGGATCATATGTGTAAATCTCATTCATCCAGCCCTGAAACGCAGAAAAACTTCAATTAAATTCTATTCTAATCTCTGCATAACTGCATCTTCACTGCAAAGGAGTTTCAGCACAGAGACAAAAAAGTATATAAGTGGGGCATCAGGATAAAACAGCTGTAGTTGTTTGTGAAAACAGAGGGTGTGTTATTCTGAACCAGACACTGTAGAACAGGATTAATCATGGAATAAGTGGTAATAAAGGCCTTTCTTAAGGTTTTAAAGAAAACCACCAAGATTTCAATGGGACAGTTCAGTCCAAAAatcaacattttgtcatcatttactcatcctcatgttgttttaaaaccTCTGACTTTCctatttggaacacaaaaggagacattaggcagaatgttaacctcattcatcattcaatttcattggatggaaaaaaggtgtaatgaaattgaatagtgactgagTCTAACATCTTGTTTTTTTCCACAGAGgaaaaaaatcatacaggtttaaaacaacattagggtgagtaaatgatgacagaattttcacttttgcatgaactgtccctttaaaagcaTACTTCAGACACTGTAAAattcactgcagtgtgtttaaaattgatttaacacatttaagtggaGCTTTAGTTTAACAGCAATCTGCGAGTCTGTTACCTGGGgtgttgttctgctgcttttCTTAGCCTTAAACTACCAGTTGCAGCAATGCTTtaatcaggggcgaaaatttcatcaaaatgttggggggggggacaataaacataacaattctcaagagcaatttttgaaggggacaccaaggggttttttgttgttgccccatttgcatttgtattattttatttcttaaacaattattttaagaatatatcattatattatttacaatacattgtAAATAGCCCCGACCCcctgcgatttccgcctatggctttaatgtacagtatgaaaTGTTCATTGCTCAAGTTAGCAATGCAAGTGCAAAGTATCGCACCAATTCTGTGTtgacacatacactcacttagTTCTTTATTAGCAACACCTGTACACTTacgtattcatgcgattatctaatcagccatggCAGCAGTgcgatgcataaaatcatgcaaatatggttaaggagcttcagttaatgttcacatcaaccatcagaatggggaaaaatgtgatctcagtgattttgaccgtggcatgattgttggtgccagacgcgcaagtatttctgtaactgctgatctcctgggattttcacgcaaaacattctctagaattgattaagaatggtgccaaaagcaaaaaacatccagtgagcggcagttctgtggacagaaatgccttgttgatgagagaggtcaacggagaatggccagactggttcgagctgacagaaaggctacagtaactcagacaatcactctgtacaattgtggtgagcagaatagcatctcagaatgcacaacatgtcgaaccttgaggtggatgggctacaacagcagaagaccacgtcaggcactttattaggaccttagtgttcttaataaagttaaCAGTGAGTGTATTTCGCAATTAAAAGTTTACTGAAAATGAGCATCATACTCACCTTGAGAGAGTACACTTTGTTTTGTAGTGTCTCAAAGAGAATGTTATCATAGTGGGTCCTATTTAGTCTATGTTGGTGATTGGTGGAGCCCCATCGGATAAGTACAAGCCCCAACATCAGTCCAAATGCTAACCCAAGGAACAGACCAGACCAATAAGATGACAAAGGCAAGATAAAGTAGCAGTATGATATCAATGCTACATAAACAAGTCCAGCTCCTGGAACTGGAGAGGAATACTGCCCTCTCACATCTTCTGCCACACCTGGCTGAGCAGTTCTATTCATATTTGGAGTGTTGGACTCCATCATGGGCCCAAAATCTCCCTGTCTACAATGGTGATCATGGGAAAGGCAAGATTTGTGCACACACCGTTTTCTGTGTCTCACAGTCCATTTGCACTCTGGAAGCTCACATTCTGCTTTCCTGGCACTCTTAGGAGATTCACTTGCTGTCAAGTCAGTATTCGATTTCCCAACTCCAAAGCCTTTGTAGCTTGGGGAGTCCAATGACCCTGTGCTCCGTTGGTGCTTGGGACTGGCGACACTGTCCTCCCGCATGATCTTACTGAACATACTAAGAGGTTCCTGCATGGCCTCAGAGAGTTTACGTCGGGTGTCCTCCAGCTCCATTTTGAAGAAGCTAGCTTTGGGCTCAGTCGGGGACAGGTTGACTGGAGAAGGAGGGGCAGTACGGGAGTCACCATTGTGACCTTTCGGCTGGGTGAACTGCGTCCACAGGTGCAGATTGATCTTGGAATCTGACTTGGATTGAGACACTTCCGGGTCACTCCGGGAAAGCTCTGTAGAAATTGACTTGACCAGGCTTAGGAGTGGCTTGGGCTTCAGAGAGGACTCTTTCAGTTCTAGTTCTGTTGACAAAGACTTCACTAAGCTGGCCAGAGGCCGGTGTGTAGGTGAAAGGAAGCCAGAGCCCAAGGTTAAAGGATCTCCTAGGGAGCCTGGTGAAGAGGGCGAGAGAGGAACATTGAATGCAGATGAGTTGAGGCTCCAATCCTCCTCAGGCTGAATGTCCACCGAACATGGCCTTTGCTTTGGGAGGGAGCTGAGTGACTTTCGGCCATCACATTCTAAAGTGAATATGAGGTCATTGTCATCAAGACTGTCCCATTCACCCTCTGTACCCGTTAGCTGGATCACTATGCCCTTCCTGTCCATGTCCTGAGATGAAGAGGGCTGTTGGCCTGGCCTCTGAGTCCCACAGGTGAATTTTTGGATGCCTTCATTTCCGGTCGTCCCTTCCATGATTTATCTCTATGcagtaacaaaaaaaaagttaaaacctTTAAATGAGCAGAAAAAAGACAATACAACTATTTTGCCACCTAgatactagggctgcaactaatgattgttttgataatcggttaatctaacaattattagaacgattattcgattattctgtgattattgcaatgattaatcattagctattaactgattattcagcttgtgccccgacttaaaaggttgtattaaacatgcttactaacaataaagaggacaaaatcatcttttaaaaatacctctaaatgacattcactgaattaaaggggagtttaattcagtaaagaaattcacagttatcattatcaagtgtttttgtcttgttttccatttaaaattgtctaaaaatccttattcCTTGAGAagataaaaatgtactttattcaagatctattctctaaaagcaagtgtaaatatcttatgtgctgcttctcaggtgaatgcatcttttttttaaggatttgtatatatttttaaatatttgtatttttaatattatattccacattctcagataaaaaaatgttcttctgcagtatagcttctaaagtaaatgtgcattgttttaaatgagttttagatatttttattggaaaacaagccaaaaacatattttgttgcggtgtgtaatggggtgaagacttcccactcacctttctgttcacctcaatccatatttaactcacaaaaaaaaaacgaactctttcttattaataaagctgtgcattgtcaattttcttcacaataagaaatgcacagtgacatatattatgattggaaagtttagagtgtatctggactgtgagctgtgtaattctttaACTCCTCAGTCAGACGCGAGCTGCAGCGCTGCTCTTGCATTTCATAATTAGAgattaatgtgatctcatgttacattaaatgacatcaaatgactattcgacaacaaaacattttgttgacaattttttattgtcgatgttgtctATAATGTCGACTCAGCCCTACTagatactatccctttaaaggaatattccgggttcaattcaagttaagccaaatcgacagcatttgtggcataatgttgactgccacaaaaatgtatttcaacttgtcccaagttttcttttaaaaaaagcaaaaatctgggttccagtgaggcacttacagtggaagtgaattgggcatttcaaaagtctagccacaagacatgaacaatgtgtgttaacatgattttagtgtgataaaattgcttactaaacttttctgtgtaaagttatagccaattttacaaattcattgccatgatgatgtaattcaGAAACCACTAATATACTGTTAATACAATGatttacagctcaagtaatacacaaggtttaacagaagaatttgtgcttatataaaattataagcttcacttttctgcctttaagccatccaaaatttggcccccttcacttccatgtaagtgccacactgtaactgtaagatttttgcttttttttaaaaaaaggagggatgagacatcaacattatgccacaaatgctgttgattaagctttacttatattgaaccaagaatattccttaTAAAGCATTACAGAGCATAATGACTATGGTAGCTCTCTGACACTATATTGCTATACAGTATTAGGATTTTAAAAAGACCAAGACTTTGTGCCTGGTAATATCCTCTTGTATGTGGAAGCCAAAGTGCTGATGCAAGAACGATTATGCTGAAtatttgcattttcagtgttatgtTAAATTTCTGCATTCTCTATTACCCTTTaagtgctaaaaatatgctttgcCCATAAG contains the following coding sequences:
- the LOC127627054 gene encoding testis-expressed protein 2-like isoform X1; this encodes MEGTTGNEGIQKFTCGTQRPGQQPSSSQDMDRKGIVIQLTGTEGEWDSLDDNDLIFTLECDGRKSLSSLPKQRPCSVDIQPEEDWSLNSSAFNVPLSPSSPGSLGDPLTLGSGFLSPTHRPLASLVKSLSTELELKESSLKPKPLLSLVKSISTELSRSDPEVSQSKSDSKINLHLWTQFTQPKGHNGDSRTAPPSPVNLSPTEPKASFFKMELEDTRRKLSEAMQEPLSMFSKIMREDSVASPKHQRSTGSLDSPSYKGFGVGKSNTDLTASESPKSARKAECELPECKWTVRHRKRCVHKSCLSHDHHCRQGDFGPMMESNTPNMNRTAQPGVAEDVRGQYSSPVPGAGLVYVALISYCYFILPLSSYWSGLFLGLAFGLMLGLVLIRWGSTNHQHRLNRTHYDNILFETLQNKVYSLKGWMNEIYTYDPETFHPSLMHSVYATLEGPYLWLDYPRNNIPHWASFDEPCYEKIFTHSRVFRLTGSKVFLLPLALAHKRVWNRKYPICINVAEGERAVEEEETIEGQGETQRAEKPTGSVIKDSQPVTLYLFGRTGREKEEWFHQLISVSIHNEEDHCEYIFGDKSALHKENPLGLSHGGEFSSRECTEDMLHSDPVGRAKENILPDYTSYMTNLISSVHASPLASPCHSSTQGSPTDKDQNFCCQEDETKPVWLNALIGRIFWDFLQEKNWADQVQQKIQRKLSKIRLPYFMDELALTELAMGSSMPQITCTSMPQVNSRGLWLHLEVEYTGALQMTLETKINLSKLGKDGVLETDTELETINVLSRSKLSVLADSDEESSGTGSSDEEEISSVDTQGALAEKTVPGAEGVAAGGSTSRRILKFVDKIAKSKYFQKATENEYIKKKIEEMSNTPLLLAVEVQELSGTLAVNIPPPPTDRIWYSFCVPPKLDLRVRPKLGEREVTFCHVTELIEKKLQDEFQKVFVLPNMDDIYLPLMNSGMDSLPASQQHPAQLS
- the LOC127627054 gene encoding testis-expressed protein 2-like isoform X2, which translates into the protein MEGTTGNEGIQKFTCGTQRPGQQPSSSQDMDRKGIVIQLTGTEGEWDSLDDNDLIFTLECDGRKSLSSLPKQRPCSVDIQPEEDWSLNSSAFNVPLSPSSPGSLGDPLTLGSGFLSPTHRPLASLVKSLSTELELKESSLKPKPLLSLVKSISTELSRSDPEVSQSKSDSKINLHLWTQFTQPKGHNGDSRTAPPSPVNLSPTEPKASFFKMELEDTRRKLSEAMQEPLSMFSKIMREDSVASPKHQRSTGSLDSPSYKGFGVGKSNTDLTASESPKSARKAECELPECKWTVRHRKRCVHKSCLSHDHHCRQGDFGPMMESNTPNMNRTAQPGVAEDVRGQYSSPVPGAGLVYVALISYCYFILPLSSYWSGLFLGLAFGLMLGLVLIRWGSTNHQHRLNRTHYDNILFETLQNKVYSLKGWMNEIYTYDPETFHPSLMHSVYATLEGPYLWLDYPRNNIPHWASFDEPCYEKIFTHSRVFRLTGSKVFLLPLALAHKRVWNRKYPICINVAEGERAVEEEETIEGQGETQRAEKPTGSVIKDSQPVTLYLFGRTGREKEEWFHQLISVSIHNEEDHCEYIFGDKSALHKENPLGLSHGGEFSSRECTEDMLHSDPVGRAKENILPDYTSYMTNLISSVHASPLASPCHSSTQGSPTDKDQNFCCQEDETKPVWLNALIGRIFWDFLQEKNWADQVQQKIQRKLSKIRLPYFMDELALTELAMGSSMPQITCTSMPQVNSRGLWLHLEVEYTGALQMTLETKINLSKLGKDGVLETDTELETINVLRSKLSVLADSDEESSGTGSSDEEEISSVDTQGALAEKTVPGAEGVAAGGSTSRRILKFVDKIAKSKYFQKATENEYIKKKIEEMSNTPLLLAVEVQELSGTLAVNIPPPPTDRIWYSFCVPPKLDLRVRPKLGEREVTFCHVTELIEKKLQDEFQKVFVLPNMDDIYLPLMNSGMDSLPASQQHPAQLS